One Solanum lycopersicum chromosome 4, SLM_r2.1 DNA window includes the following coding sequences:
- the LOC101265231 gene encoding thaumatin-like protein 1b has product MAQVKLLCLFALFLTITQLFIAGVNSAATFTMVNKCQQTIWPGLLSNAGIAPLSTTGFVLQKDESKTISVPTSWGGRFWARTHCTEDSTGKFTCATGDCGSGKLECAGGNAAPPATLAEFTLDGSNGMDFFDVSLVDGYNLPMLVVPQGGSGNNCTSTGCVVDLNGACPSELKVMSLGGENVACKSACEAFRKDEYCCAGAFNNPTTCKPSSYSTLFKKACPSAYSYAYDDKTSTFTCAGANNYLITFCPSPNTSQKSSSSSSGQNQKPEDSNNQNDNDNNNEPSTINNSMVYDGAWDINSASSTTTCMHVFSSPAIAGAVAFLTASFQLHRQLY; this is encoded by the exons atggcGCAAGTGAAACTGCTCTGTCTATTTGCTCTGTTTTTAACTATTACACAGCTGTTCATAGCAG GTGTAAATTCAGCTGCAACATTTACAATGGTGAATAAATGTCAGCAAACAATTTGGCCTGGATTATTATCTAACGCCGGAATAGCTCCACTTTCCACCACTGGTTTTGTTCTACAAAAAGATGAATCGAAAACAATCAGTGTGCCCACTTCATGGGGCGGCAGATTCTGGGCTCGTACACATTGTACCGAAGATTCCACCGGAAAATTCACCTGCGCCACCGGCGATTGCGGCTCCGGTAAGCTCGAATGCGCCGGTGGCAACGCTGCACCGCCGGCAACTCTAGCTGAATTCACACTCGACGGATCCAACGGGATGGATTTCTTCGACGTCAGTTTAGTCGATGGGTACAACTTACCAATGCTTGTGGTACCACAAGGTGGTTCTGGTAACAATTGTACAAGTACCGGATGTGTGGTGGATTTGAACGGCGCGTGTCCGTCGGAGCTGAAAGTAATGAGCCTGGGAGGCGAAAACGTCGCGTGTAAGAGCGCGTGTGAAGCTTTTCGAAAAGATGAGTATTGTTGCGCCGGAGCGTTTAATAATCCGACAACTTGTAAACCATCATCGTATTCAACGTTGTTTAAAAAAGCTTGTCCGAGTGCTTACAGCTATGCTTACGATGATAAAACGAGTACCTTCACTTGTGCTGGCGCTAATAATTATCTTATCACATTTTGTCCTTCACCTAATACCAG TCAAaagtcgtcatcatcatcaagtGGACAAAATCAAAAACCAGAAGATAGTAACAATCAAAACGACAACGATAATAACAACGAGCCATCAACGATCAACAACTCTATGGTATATGATGGTGCATGGGATATCAATAGTGCATCTTCAACCACCACGTGCATGCACGTGTTCAGTTCACCGGCCATAGCCGGTGCCGTCGCCTTCTTAACAGCCTCTTTCCAGTTGCATCGTCAGCTctactaa